GACTCACTCAAACCCGCAAACCATGGGCCAGCAGTTTGGCCGTCGTTCCTGGGCCGAACCATGGAAGATCAAAATGGTCGAGCCAATCCGCCTCATCAGCCGGGAAGAGCGGCAACAGGCTTTAGCCGAAGCCGGCTACAACACCTTCCTGCTGCGTTCCAAAGATGTCTATATTGACTTGCTCACCGACAGCGGCACCAGCGCCATGAGCGACCGACAATGGGCCGGCCTTATGTTGGGGGACGAGGCTTATGCCGGCAGTCGTAATTTTTATCACCTGGAACAAACCGTGCAAACCTATTACGGCTATCGCTATCTGGTGCCCACCCACCAGGGACGAGGTGCCGAGCATCTGATCAGCCAGGCCCTCATCAAACCCGGTCACTATATCCCCGGCAACATGTACTTTACCACCACCCGTTTGCATCAAGAATTGGCCGGAGGCACCTTTGTTGACGTCATCATTGACGAAGCCCACGATCCGGCCAACCCGCATCCCTTCAAAGGCAACGTTGATTTAGCCAAACTGGAAGCGCTCATCAAGCGCGTGGACGCTGAAAATATCCCCTACGTGAGCCTGGCCGGCACGGTGAACATGGCCGGCGGCCAGCCAGTGAGTATGGCTAATGTGAAGGCGCTACGCGAGTTATGCAACCGCTACGGTATCCGGGTCTACCTGGACGCAACCCGTATGGTGGAGAACGTTTACTTCATTCAACAACGTGAAGAAGGATATGCCAGCCGGTCCATTGCCGAAATTCTGCAAGAGTTTTGTAGCTACACCGATGGCGCCTGGATGAGCGCCAAAAAGGATCACCTGGTCAATATTGGCGGCTGGCTGGCCGTCAATGACCCAAAAGTTTTTGACCTGGCCCGCAATATGGTGGTCATTTATGAGGGGCTGCACACGTATGGGGGCATGGCCGGGCGCGATATGGAGGCGCTGGCCATTGGCATTGTTGAAGCTGTGCAGGATGACCATATTCGCGCTCGTGTTGGCCAGGTGCAGTATCTTGGTGAGTTATTGACCGACTGGGGGATTCCCATTGTGCAGCCGGTTGGCGGGCATGCCATCTTTTTAGACGCCAAACGCATCTATTCTCACCTCCCCCAGAACCAATTTCCGGCCCAAACCCTGGCCGTCGAACTTTATCTTGACTCCGGCATTCGTTCAATGGAACGCGGGATTGTCAGCGCGGGTCGGGACCCGGAAACAGGCGACCATCGTTATCCTGCCCTGGAATTGGTCCGCCTGACCATTCCTCGCCGGGTTTACACCCAGGCTCACATGGATGTCACCGCCGAGGCGGTCAAAGCCGTTTACAACGCCCGCGCCCAAACGCGCGGCCTGAAAATGGTCTACGAACCTAAATATCTCCGTTTCTTCCAGGCGCGGTTTGAACGTTTATAAGCTAAAACGTCAGAAGCTTTACCTATTTCTCAAACTGTGATACACTATGTAAAGTTCAAGTTAGCCTAGTGTTTTAAGGGAGGTCCTATGGTAAGGCTCGTCTGGTGTTACCTGCTGATTATTTTTGGCGGATTATTACTGACCGGCTGCGATTTATCCCGCCCGCAAGATGCAGCCGGCGATATTGAAGCGTTTGTGCCCCCGGCCGTGGCCCAAACCAACACGGTTATTGGGCTGCAACCGTCTACCCAGCAGCTCAACATGGGCGAGAGGGGAAACGTTGACCTTACCGTTGCAAACATAACCAACCTGTTTGGTTTTGAAATTGGTTTGCAATTTGATCCCAACCTCATCCAGATTCAAGATATGGATCCCACCAAGGAAGGCGTCCAGATTCAGCCGGGCGATTTTCTGTCGCCTGATCTGGTGCAAAGCAACATAGCCGACAATACCACCGGCAATATTCTGTACGTGGTCACCCAGGTTGCTCCTTCCCCGCCCGCCAGCGGCAGTGGGGTGCTGGCCACCATTACGTTTCAGGCTGTAGCGGAAGGCGTCAGCAACCTGACCCTGCCTACTGTTAAATTGGGGGATCCAAACGGCCAGCCCATTACCGCCGACGTCCAACCGGGCCAGGTGATTGTTGGTGAGGGCGCAGGTCAACCAACGCCTACTTTTACGGTTACGTTTACGCCTATTCCCGGTGAACCCACGCCTACACCCACTATCCCTGCAATAGACACACCCACCCCTACCTCTATCCCCCTTATCCCAACCGCCACGCCAACTATATCCCCCTCGCCCGCCCCTACCATCACCCCTATCCCCCCCATCACCAATATTCCGCCGGGCGCAACCGTAGGCTTCTGCTATCGAGTTCAGGAGGGAGAGACGCTCTACGGCATTGCCCAAAAATTTGGCGTAAATGCCCATTTTCTCAACCTGGTCAACGACCTGTACCCACCGGGTTATGTCTTTACCCATCAAGCCCTTTTTATACCAGAACAATGTGGGGGTGGCCCTAATGTGTACGTGGTTAAAGCAGGGGATACCCTGATCCGCATTGCCGACCAGTGTCATTTGCCGGTCTCTTTTCTGGCCTGGACCAACGGCCTGCCCGAAACCGCTGTTTTGCCGGAAGGCCACGTGCTGGAGATCCCCCTTCCGCCCTTCTCCCCGCCTTCCCGGTATCCTTATCCTCCCCCGGGACCGCCGCCTGTTGCGCCGCCGCCTGGAGGTTGCGCCGCCTGTAGCTCAAACTGGTAACGATGCCCAAACAATTCAAGGCAGAACAGATTTTTCTATTTGCCGGCCTGTTTTCTTTTTTTGTTTTTTTGTGGTTGGTTGCTTTTTTGCTTTGGATCATTGCTTCAGGCCGGCCTATCTCCATGGCGCTGCCTGCGCCCCTGGTTGAAATTGCGGCCACCCAGGGTTTTGTGCTGCCGCCCACCTGGACTCCTACAGCCGAACAACGACTTGGACCTACGCCCCTGGCTACCCGGGTTTGGGATGGGCAGCAGCCCACCCGTATTTACACACCGCACCCTACCTCGCTGCCGGGCCTGCCGATCCCCTTCTACCCCGCCCAGTTATCGGTGGTAGACCTGGCCCGGATTATGCAAGGCGAGTCGCCCGGCGATAAAGAAGCAGCTTATATGGTTGGTTGGATTGCCAAAAACCGCCTGCTGCACGCCGGTTATGGCGACACCTACGCTGTGGTTTCGCACGGCTTTTTTGGCTATCGGGCAGATATAGAACCCAATAAAGAGTTCCTGACTCTGGCCCGGCGAGTCATCAGGTCAAAAGAAGACCCCACCAACGGTTGTCTTTATGCCCTCTCCCGCACCGATATCACCAATTTGGGCATCCCCCCTGGCCAGGCCGATGTGGCCTATGGCGAATGGTTCTTCTTCAAAACCTGGCCTCTAAGCTCCCGCTAATATGCCAAAGGAAAACCCAATTGCTCTTGCTCCTGGTTCATGCTCGTGTTATAATTTTAGTGCTTCTGCGCGTCCCTTTTTAATATCCCAAACCCTAAAGATATTTAGGGTCTTCATTGTTCTCTGGTAGGTGGTAGCATGGACATTCCTGGCGGAAAATTTATAGACGATTTAACCGGCCAACATTTTGGCGGCTACGAGTTAAAAGAGTTAGTGGCCACCGGCGGGATGGCCAGCATTTACAAAGGGTTTGATGAAGCCTTATCGCGTTGGGTAGCGATCAAAGTAGTGCCTATCCAGGCCACGGGAGTCGCCGAGGAGACAATGCTGGCTCGTTTTCGTCTGGAAGCCCAGGCTATCGCGGCCTTGCGTCACCGAAATATTTTGACCATTTACGGTTATGGCGAGGAAAAAGGGTGGGCCTATATTGTAATGGAGTACGTGCCGGGCGGCTCTTTAAAAGACCGCATCAAACTCGACCAGCCCTTTACCTGGCAGCAGGCCCTCACAATTATTATTCCCGTTTCCGAGGCCCTGGCTTTTGCGCATGATCGCCACATTATCCACCGAGATATTAAACCGGCCAACATTTTAATGCCCGCCGAAGATTGGCCCCTTTTGGCCGATTTTGGCCTGGCCAAAATGGAACACTCTACCAGGCCCAACCTGACCATGCCCGGCCAGGTATTAGGCACTATGGCTTACGCCGCCCCCGAGCAAATTCAAGAGGGTGAGATTGATACCCGCGTAGATATTTATTCCCTGGGCATTGTTTTGTACGAGCTTTTAACCGGCAAGCTTCCCTTTGCCGGTGAAACCACCTTTGATTTTCTGATGGCCCGCCTGACTGATCCGCCGGCCCCTCTTTTAAAAATCAACCCCGATGCGCCCCCCCTCTTTGTGCCTATTTTAGATAAAGCCCTGGCCCAGGAACCGGAAGACCGCTATCAAACAATGATAGAATTTTCTGGAGCCTTGAAAGAAGCCCAACGCGAACTCACCAGCCTGATGACGACGACAGAAAGTGTCAAGGCCAAACGGCGAGAGCCAAAAGTCCGCCTGACGGTTAGCCCCGGCGGCCAAGAAATTTTGATCTCAGGCCAACCGGAGCTGATTATTGGCCGGGCTTCTAAAGATAAAGTGCCCGGCATTGATTTAGCCCCTTACGGCGGCAGCAAAGCCGGCGTCTCCCGCCAACATAGCCGCCTGGTAAACCAAGATAATGAGTGGTTTATTGAAGACTTGAGCAGCACCAATGGCACTTTTGTCAATGGCATCAAGCTGACGCCTCGCCAGATGGTCACTCTCAAAAATAACGACCTGATCCGCTGTGGGCAAATTGAGTTGCATTTTTTAATAGGTTAATTAACGGCGAGATGAAATGAGGGTGCGGGCGTCGGCTTCGCTGACCGGCAGGACCACTGTAATTGTTGTGCCTTCCCCCGCTTTACTCTGCGCGTTGACGTAACCCCCATGCGCGTCAACAATCTCTTTAACAATGGCCAAACCTAATCCGGTGCCGCGACTCCGTTTGCGACTTTTATCTACTTGATAAAAACGCTCAAAGATGCGAGCCAGATCGTCGGCTGGAATCTCCGGCCCGGTGTTGGTAATGCCGATCTCAACAAAATCGCCTCGCTCCGAAAGCGCCGTTGTCACATCAGCCTGCACTAAACCGGGCTTGACTCGCCGGGGACGAGGCAAATGTTTGTCAATACGGCTGCTAATGATCACCCGTCCCTCAACCGGGGTATGATGTACGGCATTATCCAGGAGATTAGTAAAAACCTGGGCCAACCGGTCGCCATCCCCCACCACGCGAGGCAAATCACCCCACTGCTGCACCACCTCAATTTGTTTTTGGGCTGCCTGGGGCAACAAATGCTCCAGCGTATTGGCTAAAATATGGGATAAATCCACCGGGGTTTTGTTCATCACCACCTGCCCCGCATCAATACGCGCCAGGTCCAATAAATCTTCCACCAGCCGGGCCATCCGGCTTGCTTCTTGATGAATAATCTTGGCGGCGCGGCGCTGCGCCAGCTCATCTTGGGTAGCGCCCTCCATAATGGCTTGCGAAAATCCCTGGATAGATGTGAGCGGCGTTTTCAATTCGTGCGACACATTGGACACAAAATCGCGCACGGCTCGCTGGCTGTTTTCAACCCGGCCAATCATCACATTAAAACTGGCCGCCACCCGTTTGAGCTCCGGCGGCCCGCTCTCGGCCATACGATGTTCGTAATCGCCGGCGGCAACGGCGCTGGCGGCCCTGGTGATGTGTTGCAAGGGGCGCGTCACCGACCGAGTGATCAATAGTCCCAAAAAAAGAGAGAGCGCCAGGGCTATTGTCCCGGCCATTAAAAAACCCTGGCCCAATTCAGTCAGCAAATCAAGTGGGGTTGGGGCATAGGGCGCCACTTCCGCCAAATAGCCAAGCGGTTGACCGGCCGGGCCAACGGGCACGGCCGCGTAAATAAACGTGCCGCCGCCGGGCGGGTCAAACGTTCCGCTTTGAGCAGGCGAACGAGACGGCGGCGGCCTGGTTTCCCCCAGGCCAATAGCGGGCCGTTGCCCTACCCATATATCTTGACTGTCAAACACAACCACACCCGTTGGGTCAAGAAAAACCAGGCGGGTTTGATTTTGCGCCGCCCAGGAATCCAGGCGGGGCAAAATCTTCTCTATGGGCACGCCCTGGCGCAGAAGGTTGTCAATTTGAGCGCCTACCCGCTGGGTTTGCGCCGCCAGCCGCAAACGGATCAGGCGGCTCTGCACCGGACGGGCAATCAAGATGAGGGTCAAAAAGGCCAGGGTTAAACTGACCGCAATTATGAGAATGTATGAGATGATCAGGCGCCACCGCAGGCTCATAACCAAACACCCTTCTTGCTCATCGCCTACTCCCGGCAAACAAATTTGTAGCCCACGCCCCACACCGTTTCAATGCCAACCCGTTCGTCGGGGCTAAGTTTATCGCGGAGATGGGCCACATGCACGTCAACCGTTCGGGTTTCGCCATAAAAGTCATATCCCCAGGCCAGTTCCAGCAGCTTTTCCCGGCTCAGGGCCAGACCTTTGTTCTCCACAAAGGTTTGCAGCAAATCAAACTCTTTGGTCCGCAAGTCCAGCAATTTACCATCCAGGTGAGCTTCACGGCGAGCCGGGGCGATAATGAGCGGGCCTGCTCGCAAAATTGGCGTTTCAACGTGGGCCGGGCTATCCGCAGGGGGCACAGGAGGTTGGCCTGTCTGCATCCTCCCCCGCCGCAAAACGGCCTTTACCCGCGCCACCAATTCCCGAGGGTTGTAGGGTTTGGTCATATAGTCGTCCGCGCCCAATTCCAGCCCTACAATTTTGTCAATGTCGTCGGTGCGGGCGGTAAGCATAATGATGGGCACGTCGCTGGTCGCCCTGATTTTTTTGCACACTTCCCAGCCATTCAGTTCCGGCAACATCAAGTCCAATACAATCAGCGTGGGTTGGCGGCGCTCAAATTTCTTGAGGGCCTCTATGCCGTCATACGCGGCCTCCACTTGATAGCCCTCGTTTTCCAGGTAAAGCCGGCCCAACTCAATGATGTTTTCTTCATCGTCCACAATAAGAATGAGATCGTTGGCCATAATGGAACGTTGGATTATCTCCATTCCTGAAATGTGCTTTTTATTGTATCACATCTCCTTTTGCCTTGACAACCAAGCTCCGCCCGCCTGTGTCAAGTATGGCTGAAAAATTCAAGCATCTGATTGTCAGCTTTAATCATTTATGGTATCTTCTTATTAAGCAGACACGCCACGGAGAACCCCATCGTACCCCTGGGCATGCGAGGCTTGACACGTGATCCCCGTTATGGAACCTTATTTCAGGAGGTGATTGATCCATGACCGAATTCTGGCAAGGGGTGATAATTTTTATCACGCTGTTTACAATGATGGTTGGCCTTATTTTTACGGCAGTTCCCCCTATCCCCGGCACTGTGGTCATCTGGGCGGCAGCTATTTTTTACGGCCTGGTTTTGGGTTGGGAAAATCTGGGCTGGCTTACATTTGGCGTACTGACTATTTTGATGATTGTGGGCCTGGTAGTGGATGTTGTCGCCGGACACTTTGGGGCCAAATTGGGTGGCGCTTCCTGCCTGGCCATTTTTGTGGGGGCAGTGCTAGGACTGATTGTGGGCATCATCCTCAGTTTGATCGGTACGCCGGTGTTGGGTTGTTTTGCCGGGCTAATCGGGATGGTGGCCGGGGTATTGTGGATAGAGTGGAAACGTCGGGGCGATTGGGAGAGGGCGGTCAGGGCCACCAAAGGCTACATCGCCGGGTCCGTAGCAGGCATTATGGCCAGGGTAACTTCCGGGGTGTTGATGTTTAGCATCTTTCTGGTTAGGGCTTATTGGGGAGGGTGAAAATTTATCCGGCTCCTAAAGTTTTCCGGAACCTTTAAGGTCTTCATAAGCCCGCAGCACCTGCGCGCCCGGGAAACGCGCTCGCACGCCCACTGCAAAATCCTCCAACAAAGGTCGCACGTCAAAATAAATCAGATGACTCTCGCGGTCCGAGTCGGACGCGCCAAAACCTTCCACCACTACCATTGCGCCGGGGATGGCCAGCATTAGGTCAACCCATTCCCGCTCACGACGTTCACTGCCGGGCGAGAGCCAGATTTCCTGCAAACGGGCGGCCTGGCGCAAGTAATCAATATGCCAATGCGGTTTCTCTACCGGCTTCAAATGGTATTTGAGCCGTCCTACCAACCCGCCAGACCCAAACGCACTGCCCACGTAGGCATACCAGCCTGCCGGAAAATCGAATGTTCCCAGTTTGCCAATGGTCAGCTGTTCATCAATAGGTAGGTGAAGCAGTAAAACATAATTTCCTGTTTCATCAGCCATTAGCGTATTGCCTATTGTATGTTGCCTGTGGCATAATAAATAACCATCTGCTCATTGCCGGACCTAAAGATTGCGACAACGGTTATGGGGTAATTTAGTTAATTCACAACCTTAACGGTTGCGGCAATCCTTTAAGATCGGTTCGCC
This Anaerolineae bacterium DNA region includes the following protein-coding sequences:
- a CDS encoding tyrosine phenol-lyase — protein: MTHSNPQTMGQQFGRRSWAEPWKIKMVEPIRLISREERQQALAEAGYNTFLLRSKDVYIDLLTDSGTSAMSDRQWAGLMLGDEAYAGSRNFYHLEQTVQTYYGYRYLVPTHQGRGAEHLISQALIKPGHYIPGNMYFTTTRLHQELAGGTFVDVIIDEAHDPANPHPFKGNVDLAKLEALIKRVDAENIPYVSLAGTVNMAGGQPVSMANVKALRELCNRYGIRVYLDATRMVENVYFIQQREEGYASRSIAEILQEFCSYTDGAWMSAKKDHLVNIGGWLAVNDPKVFDLARNMVVIYEGLHTYGGMAGRDMEALAIGIVEAVQDDHIRARVGQVQYLGELLTDWGIPIVQPVGGHAIFLDAKRIYSHLPQNQFPAQTLAVELYLDSGIRSMERGIVSAGRDPETGDHRYPALELVRLTIPRRVYTQAHMDVTAEAVKAVYNARAQTRGLKMVYEPKYLRFFQARFERL
- a CDS encoding LysM peptidoglycan-binding domain-containing protein, with the protein product MVRLVWCYLLIIFGGLLLTGCDLSRPQDAAGDIEAFVPPAVAQTNTVIGLQPSTQQLNMGERGNVDLTVANITNLFGFEIGLQFDPNLIQIQDMDPTKEGVQIQPGDFLSPDLVQSNIADNTTGNILYVVTQVAPSPPASGSGVLATITFQAVAEGVSNLTLPTVKLGDPNGQPITADVQPGQVIVGEGAGQPTPTFTVTFTPIPGEPTPTPTIPAIDTPTPTSIPLIPTATPTISPSPAPTITPIPPITNIPPGATVGFCYRVQEGETLYGIAQKFGVNAHFLNLVNDLYPPGYVFTHQALFIPEQCGGGPNVYVVKAGDTLIRIADQCHLPVSFLAWTNGLPETAVLPEGHVLEIPLPPFSPPSRYPYPPPGPPPVAPPPGGCAACSSNW
- a CDS encoding protein kinase — translated: MDIPGGKFIDDLTGQHFGGYELKELVATGGMASIYKGFDEALSRWVAIKVVPIQATGVAEETMLARFRLEAQAIAALRHRNILTIYGYGEEKGWAYIVMEYVPGGSLKDRIKLDQPFTWQQALTIIIPVSEALAFAHDRHIIHRDIKPANILMPAEDWPLLADFGLAKMEHSTRPNLTMPGQVLGTMAYAAPEQIQEGEIDTRVDIYSLGIVLYELLTGKLPFAGETTFDFLMARLTDPPAPLLKINPDAPPLFVPILDKALAQEPEDRYQTMIEFSGALKEAQRELTSLMTTTESVKAKRREPKVRLTVSPGGQEILISGQPELIIGRASKDKVPGIDLAPYGGSKAGVSRQHSRLVNQDNEWFIEDLSSTNGTFVNGIKLTPRQMVTLKNNDLIRCGQIELHFLIG
- a CDS encoding HAMP domain-containing histidine kinase is translated as MSLRWRLIISYILIIAVSLTLAFLTLILIARPVQSRLIRLRLAAQTQRVGAQIDNLLRQGVPIEKILPRLDSWAAQNQTRLVFLDPTGVVVFDSQDIWVGQRPAIGLGETRPPPSRSPAQSGTFDPPGGGTFIYAAVPVGPAGQPLGYLAEVAPYAPTPLDLLTELGQGFLMAGTIALALSLFLGLLITRSVTRPLQHITRAASAVAAGDYEHRMAESGPPELKRVAASFNVMIGRVENSQRAVRDFVSNVSHELKTPLTSIQGFSQAIMEGATQDELAQRRAAKIIHQEASRMARLVEDLLDLARIDAGQVVMNKTPVDLSHILANTLEHLLPQAAQKQIEVVQQWGDLPRVVGDGDRLAQVFTNLLDNAVHHTPVEGRVIISSRIDKHLPRPRRVKPGLVQADVTTALSERGDFVEIGITNTGPEIPADDLARIFERFYQVDKSRKRSRGTGLGLAIVKEIVDAHGGYVNAQSKAGEGTTITVVLPVSEADARTLISSRR
- a CDS encoding response regulator transcription factor, with the translated sequence MANDLILIVDDEENIIELGRLYLENEGYQVEAAYDGIEALKKFERRQPTLIVLDLMLPELNGWEVCKKIRATSDVPIIMLTARTDDIDKIVGLELGADDYMTKPYNPRELVARVKAVLRRGRMQTGQPPVPPADSPAHVETPILRAGPLIIAPARREAHLDGKLLDLRTKEFDLLQTFVENKGLALSREKLLELAWGYDFYGETRTVDVHVAHLRDKLSPDERVGIETVWGVGYKFVCRE
- a CDS encoding DUF456 domain-containing protein, whose protein sequence is MTEFWQGVIIFITLFTMMVGLIFTAVPPIPGTVVIWAAAIFYGLVLGWENLGWLTFGVLTILMIVGLVVDVVAGHFGAKLGGASCLAIFVGAVLGLIVGIILSLIGTPVLGCFAGLIGMVAGVLWIEWKRRGDWERAVRATKGYIAGSVAGIMARVTSGVLMFSIFLVRAYWGG
- a CDS encoding GIY-YIG nuclease family protein; the encoded protein is MADETGNYVLLLHLPIDEQLTIGKLGTFDFPAGWYAYVGSAFGSGGLVGRLKYHLKPVEKPHWHIDYLRQAARLQEIWLSPGSERREREWVDLMLAIPGAMVVVEGFGASDSDRESHLIYFDVRPLLEDFAVGVRARFPGAQVLRAYEDLKGSGKL